A window of Acinetobacter sp. TR3 contains these coding sequences:
- the metW gene encoding methionine biosynthesis protein MetW gives MRIDQRLAEKWISPNSSVLDLGCGDGELLAHMSKQHNIRAYGLEIDQEKIAIAISRGLNIIQQDLNLGLSRFADQSFDSVVMAQALQAVDAPDVLLRDMVRVGKQAIITFPNFAYWKTRSFLALKGKMPVSEALPYMWYNTPNIHLCTFRDFEALCAENGIKIINRLAVNGDQQGSVLSKHMPNLFGEVAIYRVSAL, from the coding sequence ATGCGAATAGATCAACGACTCGCTGAAAAATGGATCAGCCCGAACTCTAGCGTATTGGACTTAGGCTGTGGTGATGGCGAATTGCTTGCTCATATGAGCAAACAGCACAATATTCGTGCTTATGGCTTAGAAATCGATCAAGAAAAGATTGCAATTGCCATCAGTCGGGGGTTAAATATTATTCAACAAGACTTAAACCTTGGTTTAAGCCGTTTTGCCGACCAATCTTTTGATTCTGTGGTCATGGCACAAGCTTTGCAAGCAGTAGATGCACCCGATGTATTATTACGGGATATGGTGCGTGTTGGTAAACAGGCAATTATTACCTTTCCAAACTTTGCGTATTGGAAGACTCGTTCTTTTCTTGCATTAAAAGGTAAAATGCCTGTTTCGGAAGCTTTACCCTATATGTGGTATAACACCCCGAATATTCATTTATGTACTTTCCGTGACTTTGAAGCCTTATGTGCTGAGAACGGAATTAAAATTATTAATCGACTTGCCGTTAATGGTGACCAACAAGGTAGTGTGCTCAGTAAGCATATGCCGAACCTATTTGGTGAAGTCGCAATTTATCGAGTGAGCGCTCTATGA
- a CDS encoding tetratricopeptide repeat protein: MKKTLISTFLFGLISIQVHADYVAQPQSVATQAARYSIMSISELQSAAKSGQAGAQFYLATRYQFGKDVAKDEKQAFSLFKAAADQGLSAAQLNVGRMYADGIGTKKDEVLARKYFEKAASNGDNRASFNLAMMEEQKKNFVGAYQWYELSTRDGMLDTKVISLSEGKKTALAANLTQDQIRTARDRADKWIQAQ, encoded by the coding sequence ATGAAAAAGACATTAATCAGCACATTTTTATTTGGTCTGATCAGTATACAAGTGCACGCTGACTATGTTGCTCAACCACAATCTGTGGCAACACAGGCAGCGCGATATTCAATCATGAGTATCAGTGAATTACAAAGCGCAGCGAAGTCTGGTCAAGCTGGGGCACAATTTTATTTAGCAACGCGTTACCAATTTGGTAAAGACGTTGCGAAAGATGAAAAACAAGCTTTTTCTTTATTTAAAGCGGCAGCAGATCAAGGTTTATCTGCTGCACAGTTAAATGTCGGTCGTATGTATGCAGATGGCATCGGTACGAAGAAAGATGAAGTTTTAGCACGCAAATATTTCGAGAAAGCAGCAAGCAATGGTGATAACCGTGCGAGTTTCAATCTTGCGATGATGGAAGAACAGAAGAAAAACTTTGTTGGTGCTTATCAGTGGTATGAGCTTTCAACTCGTGATGGCATGCTTGATACGAAAGTCATTAGTCTTTCTGAAGGTAAGAAAACTGCTTTGGCTGCTAACCTGACTCAAGATCAAATCCGTACCGCACGTGACCGTGCTGATAAATGGATTCAAGCGCAATAA
- a CDS encoding endonuclease/exonuclease/phosphatase family protein, giving the protein MKILTWNCNGAFRKKIEFLQQIEADIYIIQECENQQQSKGAYEAWLPNLIWKGNNKNKGLGVFAREDYKLEQLYWEDFELELFLPIRVNDNFQLLAAWTKYANSPTFQYIGQLWKYLQLHEELIKVQPTLICGDLNSNAQWDVWDRWWNHSDVVNQLRAMNIHSLYHELSNEEQGKETLPTFYMNRNHEKNYHIDYLFCHRNLFSKNNSSFKSFDKYEWLNYSDHIPLLFEINI; this is encoded by the coding sequence TTGAAAATATTAACATGGAATTGCAACGGGGCGTTTAGAAAGAAAATCGAGTTTCTTCAACAAATTGAAGCAGACATCTACATCATTCAAGAATGTGAAAATCAACAACAGTCCAAAGGTGCTTATGAAGCATGGTTACCAAATTTAATTTGGAAAGGTAATAATAAAAATAAAGGATTAGGAGTCTTTGCTAGAGAAGACTATAAATTAGAGCAATTGTATTGGGAAGATTTCGAGTTAGAATTATTTTTACCAATAAGAGTTAATGATAATTTCCAGCTCTTAGCTGCTTGGACTAAATATGCCAATTCCCCTACATTTCAATATATTGGGCAACTTTGGAAATATTTACAATTACATGAAGAGCTAATAAAAGTACAACCTACCCTTATTTGTGGCGATTTAAATAGTAACGCTCAATGGGATGTATGGGATCGCTGGTGGAATCACAGTGATGTAGTAAATCAATTACGAGCAATGAATATTCATAGCCTTTACCATGAGTTATCAAATGAAGAGCAGGGAAAAGAGACACTTCCTACATTTTACATGAATAGAAATCATGAAAAAAACTATCATATTGACTACTTATTTTGTCATCGTAATTTATTCTCTAAGAACAACTCATCTTTTAAAAGTTTCGATAAATATGAATGGCTTAACTACAGCGATCATATTCCTCTACTTTTTGAAATTAATATCTAG
- the rdgB gene encoding RdgB/HAM1 family non-canonical purine NTP pyrophosphatase, translated as MSTPLWLTQGSLVLASNNKGKVVEFEHLFQQLNLPVEIIPQGKLDIEDAIEDGLSFVENAIIKARHASKLSGKPALADDSGLCVPILGGAPGIYSARYAGEHGNDAANNQKLLADLAPLRKDGETIEGMFVCVLALVTHAEDPLPQIFQGIWKGEILESARGENGFGYDPLFWLPELNVSSAELSKADKNKISHRGQAMQLFKASLI; from the coding sequence ATGTCTACTCCCCTCTGGCTCACCCAAGGCAGCCTTGTGCTTGCAAGTAACAATAAAGGCAAAGTTGTCGAATTTGAACATTTATTTCAGCAACTCAATCTTCCCGTTGAAATCATTCCACAAGGTAAACTTGATATTGAAGATGCGATTGAAGACGGCCTCAGCTTTGTTGAAAATGCCATTATCAAAGCACGCCATGCATCTAAACTTTCTGGTAAACCTGCACTTGCAGATGACTCTGGTTTATGTGTTCCAATCTTAGGTGGTGCGCCAGGGATTTATTCTGCACGCTATGCTGGCGAACATGGCAATGATGCAGCCAACAATCAAAAATTATTGGCGGATCTTGCACCTTTACGTAAAGATGGCGAAACCATTGAAGGTATGTTTGTTTGCGTATTAGCACTTGTCACACATGCAGAAGACCCTCTTCCACAAATCTTTCAAGGTATTTGGAAAGGTGAAATATTAGAATCGGCTCGTGGCGAAAATGGTTTTGGCTATGATCCTTTGTTTTGGCTACCAGAATTGAATGTTTCGAGTGCCGAACTAAGCAAAGCTGACAAAAATAAAATCAGTCATCGTGGTCAAGCAATGCAGCTGTTTAAAGCAAGTTTGATTTAA
- a CDS encoding Sec-independent protein translocase subunit TatA: MAGLSIWHVVIFAIVVILLFGTSKLKNLGKDVGGAVKDFKKSIKEDEVAAPLNEPRTIDAQVKNAESSVKS, from the coding sequence ATGGCTGGTTTATCAATTTGGCACGTCGTTATTTTTGCAATTGTGGTGATTTTACTATTCGGTACATCAAAGCTTAAAAATTTAGGCAAAGATGTTGGCGGTGCTGTTAAAGATTTCAAAAAGTCTATTAAAGAAGATGAAGTTGCTGCGCCACTCAATGAGCCTCGTACCATTGATGCTCAAGTTAAAAATGCTGAAAGCTCAGTAAAAAGCTAA
- the tatB gene encoding Sec-independent protein translocase protein TatB, whose product MLNLGMTEIFCFAVIALLVLGPDKLPEAARFVAKWYGKIKKFINNIQNEIDRELRLSEFREEMQKEIEKITELERRLQKQLDELKTQNHEVETEQAVTKSQNSIRYVPYHSSSIIPFCIQYQKSPVIGMEAYPSLNQFDNELKIAV is encoded by the coding sequence ATGCTGAACTTGGGAATGACTGAGATTTTTTGCTTTGCAGTAATTGCATTATTGGTTCTCGGTCCTGATAAATTACCTGAAGCTGCTCGATTTGTAGCAAAATGGTATGGGAAAATTAAAAAATTTATCAACAATATTCAAAACGAAATTGATCGAGAGCTCCGTCTTTCTGAGTTCCGCGAAGAAATGCAAAAAGAAATTGAAAAAATCACTGAGCTTGAACGTCGACTACAAAAACAATTAGATGAATTGAAAACTCAAAATCATGAGGTAGAGACTGAGCAAGCAGTAACTAAATCTCAAAATTCGATTCGCTATGTGCCATATCACTCAAGTTCTATTATTCCTTTTTGTATTCAATACCAAAAATCGCCTGTGATTGGTATGGAAGCATACCCATCGTTGAATCAGTTTGATAACGAATTAAAGATTGCCGTATGA
- the tatC gene encoding twin-arginine translocase subunit TatC: MSQLPSTSVSTEETLQQMPVMQHLIVLRQYLFKIVGVTIFLFFCLLPFRNQTYQWLSEPLRQQLPATSTMIATDVTATFMAPFKLNLFVAFMLAMPYIIYQIWSFIKPALYEKERHLAIPLLLGSIMLFYLGVAFAYFITLPAILHFFISVSPETVAPMTDINSYLGFCLKLFLVFGFTFEIPIITLVLILIGVVNTETLIAKRRFIVVGCFFVAMFVTPPDALSMIMLAVPMWMLFEIGLLFGKILEKRKAVSE; encoded by the coding sequence ATGAGCCAATTACCATCAACTTCAGTCAGTACTGAAGAAACCCTACAACAAATGCCGGTCATGCAGCATTTAATCGTACTTCGCCAATATCTTTTTAAGATTGTTGGCGTAACAATTTTTCTGTTTTTTTGTTTATTACCGTTTAGAAATCAAACCTATCAATGGCTGTCTGAACCATTGAGACAACAATTACCCGCAACATCAACCATGATTGCGACGGATGTCACAGCTACCTTTATGGCACCGTTTAAACTCAATTTATTCGTCGCATTTATGCTGGCAATGCCTTATATCATTTATCAAATTTGGTCATTTATAAAACCTGCACTCTATGAAAAAGAGCGCCATTTAGCGATTCCTCTACTTCTCGGTAGTATCATGTTGTTCTATTTAGGTGTGGCCTTTGCCTATTTTATTACCCTACCCGCTATCTTGCATTTCTTTATTAGTGTTTCACCTGAAACTGTTGCTCCAATGACAGATATCAACAGTTATTTAGGCTTTTGTTTAAAGCTATTTTTAGTATTCGGTTTTACCTTTGAGATTCCAATTATCACTTTGGTTTTAATTTTGATTGGTGTTGTGAATACCGAAACTTTAATCGCCAAGCGCCGTTTTATTGTTGTTGGATGCTTTTTCGTGGCTATGTTTGTAACACCACCTGATGCATTATCCATGATTATGTTGGCTGTTCCGATGTGGATGTTATTTGAAATCGGTTTACTTTTTGGAAAAATATTAGAAAAGCGTAAAGCAGTTTCAGAATAA
- a CDS encoding PhoX family protein produces the protein MTANTNQPSRRDILKWFAGVPFLPLGAMSTAAVLAGCNDNNDTNVTPTVPAAKFKNAKFTPMAAPSTVPEMATTSVKSALTITWDDNTTTEYKLGYQEFFRTGMQVDNIDGGKIIAGSYYDINNQPIKDTSVIGQERQFFSDSPDGSSLIHIKGANVAGVSNPVFHVVQFEYTTKNLAKQNMYGKLPSPIAVLTLDQDQKTGHLALKKYFNVDMSKVHGLWITCGASLSPWNTHLSSEEYEPDAFDQIGSDLAMLKAYSKNLYGNENTANAYNYGHLPEIILDGKGRAQAVKHYCLGRISHELIQVMPDNRTVIMGDDYTNGGFFMFIADKEKDLSAGTLYVAKYTSELNETSTAAIKWIKLGHTDSKTIEDLVNVRGIKSENIMESLTVAPADLTGYTKIVLDGKSLWVKLKEANNGFSKAEIELAAAFLETHRYAALKGGSMAFTKMEGTTVNIKDKVAYSALANIQESMIGGNAAWVESHNVKFKSTLKAGGVLGHDLKGSQVDNLNNVINSEWTPYQSHMVLMGKDITVDSLGNTADPNNIASPDNLKFSETLRTLFIGEDSGNHTNNFLWAYNVDTKSLDRILSTPAGAESTGLHAVDSVNGWTYIMSNFQHPGDSSKLSAELKAKVLENYNGGYSACVGYITADVLPSVEKKTETKK, from the coding sequence ATGACAGCCAATACAAATCAGCCAAGTCGTCGTGATATTTTAAAGTGGTTCGCGGGTGTTCCGTTTTTACCACTCGGGGCAATGAGCACAGCAGCAGTTTTAGCAGGTTGCAATGATAATAACGATACTAACGTTACGCCAACCGTACCTGCTGCAAAATTTAAAAATGCAAAATTTACACCGATGGCGGCACCTTCAACTGTACCAGAGATGGCTACAACTTCAGTTAAATCTGCTTTGACGATTACGTGGGATGATAATACAACCACAGAGTACAAATTGGGTTATCAGGAGTTTTTCCGTACTGGCATGCAAGTTGATAATATCGATGGTGGAAAAATCATTGCAGGTAGTTATTATGATATTAATAATCAACCCATTAAAGATACTTCTGTAATCGGTCAAGAACGCCAATTCTTCTCTGACTCTCCAGATGGTTCATCACTGATTCATATTAAAGGCGCAAATGTAGCGGGTGTATCAAACCCAGTTTTCCATGTGGTGCAGTTTGAATACACCACCAAAAACTTAGCTAAGCAAAACATGTATGGTAAATTACCGTCACCAATTGCAGTATTAACATTAGATCAAGATCAAAAAACTGGACACTTGGCATTGAAAAAATACTTCAATGTCGATATGTCGAAAGTTCATGGTCTATGGATCACCTGTGGTGCTAGCCTTTCTCCTTGGAATACTCACCTTTCAAGTGAAGAATATGAGCCTGATGCATTTGACCAAATCGGTTCAGATCTCGCAATGCTCAAAGCATATAGTAAAAATCTATATGGCAATGAAAATACTGCAAATGCCTATAACTATGGTCATTTGCCAGAAATTATTCTTGATGGTAAAGGTCGTGCTCAGGCTGTGAAGCATTATTGTCTAGGTCGTATCTCACATGAACTGATTCAAGTCATGCCTGACAACCGCACTGTAATCATGGGTGACGATTACACTAACGGTGGTTTCTTCATGTTTATTGCAGACAAAGAAAAAGACTTATCTGCTGGAACATTATATGTTGCGAAATACACATCAGAATTGAATGAGACCTCAACAGCAGCAATCAAATGGATCAAATTAGGTCATACTGATAGTAAGACCATCGAAGACCTCGTGAATGTTCGAGGAATCAAATCTGAAAACATTATGGAAAGTTTAACGGTAGCTCCTGCTGATTTAACAGGTTATACCAAGATTGTGTTAGATGGAAAGTCGCTTTGGGTTAAACTCAAAGAAGCCAACAATGGCTTTAGCAAAGCTGAGATTGAGCTTGCTGCTGCATTCCTAGAAACACATCGATATGCTGCCCTAAAAGGCGGTAGTATGGCTTTCACAAAGATGGAAGGCACTACCGTAAATATTAAAGATAAAGTTGCTTACTCTGCACTTGCCAATATTCAAGAATCAATGATTGGTGGCAATGCAGCTTGGGTTGAATCACATAATGTTAAGTTTAAGAGCACGCTCAAAGCAGGTGGTGTCCTTGGACATGACCTCAAAGGTAGCCAAGTTGATAATCTTAACAATGTGATCAATAGTGAATGGACACCTTACCAAAGCCATATGGTTCTTATGGGTAAAGATATTACCGTGGATAGCTTAGGTAACACGGCAGATCCAAATAATATTGCAAGCCCAGACAATTTAAAATTCTCTGAAACTTTACGCACATTATTCATCGGTGAAGACAGTGGTAACCATACCAATAACTTCCTCTGGGCATATAATGTTGATACTAAGTCTTTAGATCGTATCCTCTCTACTCCAGCAGGTGCAGAATCAACAGGCTTACATGCAGTTGACTCTGTAAATGGTTGGACATACATCATGAGTAATTTCCAACATCCTGGAGATAGCTCAAAACTTTCCGCTGAATTAAAAGCAAAAGTTTTAGAAAACTATAATGGCGGTTATAGTGCATGTGTTGGTTATATCACAGCTGATGTTTTACCATCGGTTGAGAAAAAAACTGAAACTAAAAAATAA
- a CDS encoding NRDE family protein: MCIVAFAWHVLDDMPLCLISNRDEFYHRPSAVLHRWDDSSIIAGQDLQSGGAWMGVTESGRWAIVTNFRNGRDKNQYSTSRGHLIQSFLESDLAPIRFAQQLEQQQQDYAGFNLFVGDREQAVYMSNRGGAPQVLANGVYVVSNGLMSEDWEKTKHLRKRFTQEFLPMLQQSTITESDLQYSVWDILEDERKIILDLLPDTGISVEMEELLSSTFIQSPIYGTRCSNFLRMTSEHWQWLEKSQQGEQQGRIIEMQVDLLK; encoded by the coding sequence ATGTGTATTGTCGCTTTTGCATGGCATGTTCTTGATGATATGCCGTTGTGTTTAATTTCAAATCGTGATGAATTTTATCATCGACCAAGTGCTGTTTTACATCGATGGGATGACAGTTCGATAATTGCTGGGCAAGATTTACAGTCAGGTGGGGCATGGATGGGAGTCACTGAGTCTGGGCGTTGGGCAATCGTGACTAATTTTCGAAATGGAAGAGATAAAAACCAATACTCAACTTCACGTGGGCATTTAATCCAGTCTTTTTTAGAAAGTGATTTAGCCCCCATTCGTTTTGCACAACAATTAGAACAGCAACAACAAGACTATGCTGGTTTTAATTTGTTTGTCGGTGATCGAGAGCAAGCGGTTTATATGAGTAATCGGGGGGGAGCACCACAAGTCTTAGCCAATGGTGTTTATGTTGTTTCCAACGGTTTAATGTCAGAAGATTGGGAGAAAACCAAACATTTACGTAAACGCTTTACACAAGAATTTTTACCAATGTTGCAACAATCAACGATTACAGAATCTGATTTGCAATATTCAGTCTGGGATATTTTGGAAGATGAACGAAAAATTATTCTAGATTTGTTGCCAGATACAGGGATTAGTGTGGAAATGGAAGAATTATTATCTTCAACTTTTATTCAAAGCCCAATTTATGGAACACGATGTTCTAATTTTCTGAGAATGACATCTGAGCACTGGCAATGGTTAGAGAAGTCTCAACAAGGTGAGCAGCAGGGGCGTATTATCGAAATGCAAGTTGATCTGTTGAAATAA
- the lgt gene encoding prolipoprotein diacylglyceryl transferase — MLTYPNIDPVALSLGPVKVHWYGLMYLLAFLCAWGLASYRAKQRDGWTADMVSDLVFYGALGVVLGGRIGYVLFYEFGKFLENPLWLFQVWTGGMSFHGGFLGVMIAMLFWCKKYQKTWFQTLDFIAPCVPTGLMFGRIGNFIGGELYGRQVQDPSYPFGMVFPTDPLGLVRHPSQIYQALCEGLILFIILWWFSAKPRPRMAVSALFLMGYGVARFFMEFFRQPDADQGFILFGWMTKGQILTVPMLLIGLWMMWYAYQKKIYDWQIKK; from the coding sequence ATGCTGACCTATCCAAATATTGATCCAGTTGCGCTGAGCTTGGGACCAGTTAAAGTGCATTGGTACGGACTCATGTATCTCTTGGCATTTTTATGCGCTTGGGGCTTAGCCTCTTATCGTGCTAAACAACGTGATGGTTGGACTGCCGATATGGTCTCCGATCTGGTGTTTTATGGCGCTCTAGGCGTAGTACTTGGTGGTCGTATTGGCTATGTTTTATTTTATGAGTTTGGCAAATTCTTAGAAAACCCACTTTGGTTATTCCAAGTATGGACAGGTGGGATGAGCTTCCACGGCGGTTTCTTGGGTGTCATGATCGCAATGTTATTCTGGTGTAAGAAATATCAGAAAACATGGTTTCAAACCTTGGACTTTATTGCGCCATGTGTACCGACAGGTTTAATGTTTGGTCGTATCGGTAACTTTATTGGTGGTGAATTGTATGGTCGTCAAGTTCAAGACCCTAGCTATCCATTTGGGATGGTTTTTCCAACCGATCCATTGGGCTTAGTTCGCCATCCATCGCAAATTTACCAAGCACTTTGTGAAGGTCTGATTCTATTTATCATACTTTGGTGGTTTAGCGCTAAACCACGTCCTCGTATGGCGGTTTCAGCATTATTCTTGATGGGCTACGGAGTTGCACGTTTCTTCATGGAGTTCTTCCGTCAGCCCGATGCAGATCAAGGTTTTATTCTATTCGGTTGGATGACTAAAGGTCAGATTCTCACTGTACCAATGTTACTGATTGGACTGTGGATGATGTGGTATGCCTATCAGAAAAAAATCTACGATTGGCAAATTAAAAAATAA
- the wrbA gene encoding NAD(P)H:quinone oxidoreductase — protein MQPYVLVLYYSKYGSTREMAHLIADGIESSGMTARIRTVPNLSTVVTQAEPSIPSDGDIYCTLDDLTYCSGLALGSPTRFGNMASEMKYFWDQTTSLWLNGALHNKPACVFTSSGSMHGGQESTLLSMLPPLFHHGMFIMGLPNSIPALSNTKTGGTPYGTSHVSGPRHDQNLSVDEKVLCEAQGKRLGDVVKALLGKV, from the coding sequence ATGCAACCTTACGTTCTTGTTCTTTATTACAGTAAATATGGTTCAACTCGAGAAATGGCACATTTAATTGCCGATGGAATTGAATCTTCTGGCATGACAGCTCGTATTCGAACTGTTCCTAATCTCTCAACTGTCGTGACGCAAGCAGAGCCAAGTATTCCATCAGATGGGGATATTTATTGTACTTTAGATGATTTGACGTATTGCTCAGGTTTAGCACTTGGTTCACCTACTCGCTTTGGTAATATGGCGAGCGAGATGAAATATTTTTGGGATCAAACGACGAGTTTATGGTTGAATGGTGCTTTGCATAATAAACCAGCATGTGTTTTTACTTCTTCTGGCTCGATGCATGGCGGGCAGGAAAGTACCTTGCTTAGCATGTTACCGCCATTGTTCCATCATGGTATGTTCATCATGGGATTGCCCAACTCAATTCCAGCTTTGTCGAATACTAAAACAGGCGGTACGCCGTATGGGACAAGCCATGTCAGTGGCCCTCGTCATGATCAAAATTTGAGTGTAGATGAAAAAGTATTATGCGAAGCGCAAGGTAAACGTTTAGGTGATGTCGTAAAAGCGTTGTTAGGAAAAGTTTAG
- a CDS encoding YihY family inner membrane protein has protein sequence MILNRYLRKLPFLEKTWFQFIVFVLRRFEADRCREQAGGLTYTTLFAVVPMLTVFLVIISSIKALEPARQQLQQLIYSNFLPKSTIAFDKALNAFTDKSSNLTIIGVLFLFVTTVLMLTSIENVFNRIWRVKETRAGLVGFMRYWTIISLGPIILGSAFVLSSTVASMNILSNNFAGYQLDGSFLLWLISFLLTIVGFFILYWTIPNRSIPILSAVIAACFSATVFEILKRFFGWVMSNFTSYEIVYGAFAAVPIFLLWIYLSWNIILLGVEVSYALTAFHSDKEQKRHPILMLLDILELFYKKQQIGESVSEQELLGIIGRGELGRLPAYILHLEKQNLVKRTDNDEYVLARNLAQVDFWSFFTALPYPLPLRHDVANIHQDDEWIERLGPSLIESNDYLAAKLSIPLSTIFEQK, from the coding sequence ATGATCTTAAATCGTTATCTAAGAAAACTGCCTTTTTTAGAAAAAACATGGTTTCAATTTATTGTATTTGTGTTACGACGGTTCGAAGCCGATCGCTGTAGAGAACAAGCAGGTGGTTTGACCTACACTACGCTCTTTGCCGTTGTTCCGATGCTGACTGTTTTCTTAGTCATTATCTCTTCAATTAAAGCTTTAGAGCCTGCTCGACAACAACTACAGCAATTGATTTACAGTAATTTTTTACCAAAAAGTACCATTGCCTTTGACAAAGCATTGAACGCATTTACAGATAAATCCAGTAATCTCACCATTATTGGTGTGCTATTTCTGTTTGTGACCACCGTGCTTATGCTTACTTCAATCGAAAATGTCTTTAATCGTATTTGGCGTGTCAAAGAAACGCGGGCAGGTCTTGTTGGCTTTATGCGTTATTGGACGATTATTTCTCTAGGTCCAATTATTCTAGGCAGTGCTTTTGTCCTCTCGTCCACTGTCGCTTCAATGAATATTCTCAGTAATAACTTTGCGGGTTATCAATTAGATGGCTCTTTCCTTTTATGGCTTATTTCATTTCTACTTACAATTGTTGGCTTTTTCATTCTTTACTGGACCATCCCTAATCGTAGCATCCCTATTCTTTCCGCTGTTATTGCTGCATGTTTTAGCGCAACAGTATTTGAAATACTAAAACGCTTCTTTGGTTGGGTGATGAGTAATTTCACCAGTTATGAAATTGTGTATGGTGCTTTTGCTGCTGTTCCAATTTTCCTCCTTTGGATTTATTTGTCTTGGAACATTATATTATTGGGCGTGGAAGTGAGTTATGCATTGACTGCTTTTCATTCAGATAAGGAGCAAAAGCGTCATCCTATCTTGATGCTATTGGACATATTAGAGTTGTTTTATAAAAAGCAACAAATTGGAGAAAGTGTCAGTGAACAAGAACTACTTGGGATTATTGGACGCGGTGAATTAGGACGCTTACCTGCATATATCCTACATTTAGAAAAACAGAACTTAGTCAAACGTACAGACAATGATGAGTATGTATTGGCTAGAAATCTTGCGCAAGTCGATTTCTGGAGCTTTTTTACAGCTCTTCCTTACCCCTTACCATTACGTCATGATGTGGCCAATATCCATCAAGATGATGAATGGATAGAGCGTTTAGGGCCATCCCTCATCGAGAGTAATGATTATTTAGCTGCAAAACTTTCGATTCCCCTTTCAACGATCTTTGAACAGAAGTAA
- a CDS encoding fumarylacetoacetate hydrolase family protein codes for MSTRPSKIVCVGRNYAEHAKELGNAIPDRPILFIKPPSSLSSLAQGIYWNQALGECHFECEICLQIAHPLSQETDPSKALEAIGAVTLGLDLTLRDLQNDLKAKGQPWERAKAFDGACILADWVEADEIGDLQELELVLMINGVERQHGFSQDMIFDIGVLLVEINQSFSLEAGDVIMTGTPAGVGALHSDDQLTMKLITQSGEYDWDTFVQA; via the coding sequence ATGAGCACACGTCCGTCAAAAATTGTTTGTGTAGGCAGAAATTATGCTGAACATGCGAAAGAACTAGGTAATGCAATTCCTGATCGCCCAATTTTATTTATCAAGCCACCGAGTAGTTTGAGTAGCTTAGCTCAAGGTATCTATTGGAATCAGGCTTTAGGTGAATGTCATTTTGAATGTGAAATTTGTTTGCAAATCGCACATCCATTATCGCAGGAAACCGACCCAAGCAAAGCTTTAGAAGCGATTGGCGCTGTGACTTTAGGGTTGGATTTAACTTTACGTGATTTGCAGAATGACTTAAAAGCGAAAGGACAGCCTTGGGAGCGAGCAAAAGCTTTTGACGGTGCATGTATCTTGGCAGACTGGGTTGAAGCAGATGAAATTGGCGATTTACAAGAGTTAGAGCTTGTTTTAATGATTAATGGCGTTGAACGCCAACATGGTTTTAGCCAAGACATGATTTTTGATATTGGTGTATTATTGGTTGAAATTAATCAGTCATTTAGTTTGGAAGCGGGTGATGTCATTATGACGGGTACGCCTGCTGGCGTCGGTGCATTACACTCAGATGATCAATTAACCATGAAACTAATAACCCAATCAGGAGAATATGATTGGGATACGTTTGTTCAAGCATAA